The Anopheles bellator unplaced genomic scaffold, idAnoBellAS_SP24_06.2 scaffold02402_ctg1, whole genome shotgun sequence sequence AACCCCTACGAAGGATGTCGTCCAGAATGTGTTCTCAACTCGGATTGCCCATCGAACAGAGCTTGCCTTAGAAACAAATGTCAGGATCCGTGTCCGGGAACTTGTGGACAAAATGCTGTCTGTCAGGTGGTCAACCACTTGCCATCGTGTACCTGCCTCCCGGGCTTTGAAGGAGATCCTTTCAGATATTGtaatattcaacaaaacgaGCGTAAGAAACTTTATTTCTGTGGCTTGAGCCAGCTTTTGATCCTGCTTCACACGACCTTGCTTAGATCTTCAGCGATCATTCCTGTTTTCTACCACGACTCTTTGACGATCAGACTTCCAAAGACGCATTATGACTTCGCCAATCCTTTCCCCCAAGCATTGCTTTCTGCTGTATGTTCCGGTTGCCCAATCCCAACCAACTACTCTCTACTCCTCAACAGCGGAAAAAGTATACGTGAATCCTTGCCAGCCAAGTCCTTGTGGCCCGAACAGTCAATGCCGAGAGGTTAACGGGCAGGCAGTTTGCTCTTGTCTGCCTACTTATATCGGCTCTCCCCCCGGATGTCGCCCCGAGTGCGTTGTGAGCTCCGAATGCGCCCTGGATAAGGCCTGCGTTAACCAGAAGTGCGTTGACCCATGCCCTGGAACATGTGGAACCAATGCTCGATGCAATGTGAATAACCATAGCCCCATTTGCTCGTGCCAATCCGGATACACTGGAGATCCGTTCACTAGATGCTACCTTATACCACGTAAGATCTCAAACTGCTCTTCGCTCTTGCAGTCGATCATGAATCCAACCCTACTTGGCTCCTTTCTCTCACTAAACAGCTCCTGTGCAAGATACCCCAATCGTTGTGAGGAATCCATGCGTTCCTTCTCCGTGCGGTCCTAATTCGCAATGTCGCGATATAAATGGATCTCCATCCTGTTCATGTTTGGCCAACTACATTGGATCTCCTCCCAATTGTCGACCGGAGTGCTCGATCAACTCGGAATGTCCTAGTAATCAGGCTGCATGAACGAAAAGTGTCGAGATCCGTGTCCCGGGTCGTGTGGCATCAATGCAAGATGCAACGTAATCAACCACACTCCAATATGCACCTGCGAGGAA is a genomic window containing:
- the LOC131214770 gene encoding LOW QUALITY PROTEIN: cadherin EGF LAG seven-pass G-type receptor 2-like (The sequence of the model RefSeq protein was modified relative to this genomic sequence to represent the inferred CDS: inserted 1 base in 1 codon), giving the protein PYEGCRPECVLNSDCPSNRACLRNKCQDPCPGTCGQNAVCQVVNHLPSCTCLPGFEGDPFRYCNIQQNELYVNPCQPSPCGPNSQCREVNGQAVCSCLPTYIGSPPGCRPECVVSSECALDKACVNQKCVDPCPGTCGTNARCNVNNHSPICSCQSGYTGDPFTRCYLIPPPVQDTPIVVRNPCVPSPCGPNSQCRDINGSPSCSCLANYIGSPPNCRPECSINSECPSNQXCMNEKCRDPCPGSCGINARCNVINHTPICTCEEGYTGDPFTSCRPMPPPPPKSLGDDPCNPSPCGANAQCNDGV